A genomic region of Granulicella sp. L56 contains the following coding sequences:
- a CDS encoding TonB-dependent receptor yields MCTSYKKLLRAVLPLCLCLVFLPVTQAQTITGAVNGTVTDPSGAVLPGAAVTVKNVATNVETNATTNNSGDYSIRFLQIGQYTVTIKHDGFKSFSSSPFTLEVNQTAKVDGKLEVGSETQTVTVENTLQPILDTDNSTLATTFTPSTIQNLPLNGRNFSSITMFLPGAVATEPTSMSNTNAIERDTNQGGQVSINGNRNQTNNYLLDGIEINETINNVIGYNPSPDAIENLTVITSNAGAEYGNVNGGDVIAVLKSGTNHFHGSAFAFLENYNLDANTWANKFAGNPRQPFTQTTFGGTVGGPILRDKLFFFADYEGIRYHKGGTQAASVIPAAFRTGDFSSLPVQLSHYVAGQGQVAYPGNQVPVTNPVAQYLFAHPELYPLPNRPATDGIAQNNYLGTYRNVVRNDQGDIKIDYTLGAHNSIMARYSQGEAADSTPETPIAITFPTTSSYPFKGLALNWVHTFSPRIINEARGGWSRIRWLQGIPQDTTGVFGLKGNSIVGINAAQPYPGFALQDFGNGQGRSTQTYLTDIGTFGGGSSLIDNIFTYGDNLTLQLGRHVVKAGVEILRYQQNNFYPGNDGVMGRLQYAGAFTGNTVSDFDTNNIYYAGIAGNVGRSGQRQYRDAAFVQDDWKVRDNLTLNLGLRYEYDQPIYEVNNKQANVDLATGLYYAANQPGAAAAFGDARALYHPTYTNFMPRVGFSYQPKTRLVVRGGYGITNYLEGTGANLRLNFNPPFQPAYTYQAVAASDTSAGTPLTVQTAIPTNVSGSLVSNTYRAWDKNLKPAFIQEFTLSTEYQLDNKTSVVLGYVGQTGQHLIDARAGNQLTAPGTQAPYFNLVGQTGNIVVTETNSMMNYNAAQLQMRRRQSEGLEFQINYTFAKAMTNNPGFFGTASVNGASAYWQNGYNGSADYGPSGFDARHNMSATAVYELPFGRGRRFGGNINRFVDEAVGGWKLSGTAMAYSGLPVTITAPVTTSVNNKTGRANHYQHLKIANRTLNNWFGTDNTVVHPVVTPTGTVNGCATAQAQSYGCAYGPTVGEEFGSASVGTERAPGYEQIDLTGGKSFTIYHEQALEFRADLFNAFNIASYKNPDNGIADSNFGQISDVRSPQRQIQFSLHYAF; encoded by the coding sequence ATGTGTACCTCGTATAAAAAACTGCTTCGCGCAGTCCTCCCCCTTTGTCTCTGTCTAGTCTTTTTGCCCGTGACGCAGGCGCAAACCATTACAGGCGCGGTCAACGGAACCGTGACTGATCCATCCGGCGCGGTCCTTCCCGGTGCGGCGGTCACCGTCAAAAACGTCGCCACCAACGTCGAGACCAATGCCACCACCAACAACAGCGGAGACTATTCGATCCGCTTCCTCCAGATTGGCCAGTACACCGTCACCATCAAACACGACGGCTTCAAGTCATTTTCGTCGTCGCCCTTCACGCTTGAGGTCAATCAGACCGCAAAGGTCGACGGCAAGCTCGAAGTCGGTTCCGAGACCCAGACCGTCACCGTAGAGAACACGCTGCAGCCGATCCTGGACACGGACAACTCCACGCTGGCCACGACGTTTACACCAAGCACGATTCAGAACCTTCCGCTCAACGGCCGCAATTTCTCTTCGATTACGATGTTCCTTCCCGGTGCCGTCGCGACTGAGCCGACGAGCATGTCGAACACCAACGCCATCGAGCGCGACACCAATCAGGGCGGCCAGGTCTCCATCAACGGAAACCGAAACCAGACCAATAACTACCTGCTCGACGGCATCGAGATCAACGAGACCATCAACAACGTCATCGGCTACAACCCCAGCCCGGACGCCATTGAGAACCTGACCGTCATCACCTCGAACGCGGGTGCAGAGTACGGCAACGTCAATGGCGGCGATGTGATCGCCGTCCTCAAGAGCGGTACCAATCACTTTCATGGATCGGCGTTCGCGTTTCTTGAGAACTACAACCTCGATGCCAACACCTGGGCGAACAAGTTTGCCGGTAATCCTCGCCAGCCCTTTACGCAGACCACCTTTGGGGGCACTGTCGGTGGCCCCATCCTTCGCGACAAACTCTTTTTCTTTGCCGATTACGAGGGCATCCGCTACCACAAGGGCGGCACGCAGGCTGCATCGGTCATCCCGGCGGCCTTCCGTACCGGAGACTTCTCCTCGCTTCCCGTTCAGCTATCTCACTATGTCGCCGGTCAGGGACAGGTCGCCTATCCCGGCAACCAGGTTCCTGTCACCAACCCAGTCGCCCAATATCTGTTCGCTCACCCCGAGCTTTACCCGCTGCCAAACCGGCCTGCTACGGACGGTATCGCGCAGAACAACTACCTCGGTACCTATCGGAACGTAGTTCGCAACGACCAGGGCGACATCAAGATCGACTACACGCTGGGCGCGCATAACTCCATCATGGCGCGCTACTCTCAGGGCGAAGCGGCGGACTCCACTCCCGAGACGCCCATCGCCATCACCTTTCCCACGACCAGCAGCTATCCCTTCAAGGGGCTGGCGCTCAACTGGGTGCATACCTTCTCTCCCCGGATCATTAACGAAGCCCGTGGCGGCTGGTCGCGCATTCGCTGGTTGCAGGGCATCCCGCAGGACACGACCGGAGTCTTCGGACTTAAAGGCAACTCGATCGTCGGCATCAATGCGGCCCAGCCCTATCCCGGCTTTGCCTTGCAGGACTTTGGCAACGGCCAGGGCCGTTCCACCCAGACCTACCTCACCGATATCGGAACCTTCGGCGGCGGCAGCAGCCTGATCGACAACATCTTTACCTATGGCGATAACCTGACCCTGCAACTGGGCCGTCACGTAGTCAAGGCCGGCGTCGAGATCCTGCGCTATCAGCAGAACAACTTCTACCCCGGCAACGATGGTGTCATGGGCCGTCTCCAGTATGCAGGTGCGTTTACCGGCAACACTGTCTCCGACTTCGACACCAACAATATCTACTACGCCGGTATCGCCGGCAACGTCGGCCGTTCCGGCCAGCGCCAGTACCGCGACGCCGCCTTCGTACAAGACGATTGGAAGGTGAGGGACAACCTGACCCTGAACCTCGGCCTTCGCTACGAGTACGATCAGCCCATCTACGAGGTCAATAACAAGCAGGCCAACGTTGACCTCGCCACCGGTCTCTACTACGCCGCCAACCAGCCCGGAGCAGCCGCCGCCTTTGGCGATGCGCGCGCGCTCTACCATCCCACCTATACCAACTTCATGCCCCGCGTCGGCTTCTCCTATCAGCCGAAGACACGGCTCGTCGTTCGTGGTGGCTACGGCATCACCAACTACCTTGAGGGCACGGGAGCGAACCTTCGCCTCAACTTCAACCCGCCGTTCCAGCCTGCCTACACCTATCAGGCGGTGGCTGCCTCGGACACCAGCGCCGGAACCCCTTTGACCGTGCAGACGGCCATTCCCACCAACGTCTCAGGCTCTCTTGTCAGCAATACCTACCGTGCCTGGGACAAAAATCTCAAGCCTGCGTTCATTCAGGAGTTCACCCTCTCGACCGAGTACCAGCTCGACAACAAGACCTCGGTCGTTCTGGGCTACGTCGGCCAGACGGGACAGCATCTGATCGACGCTCGCGCCGGAAACCAGCTCACCGCGCCCGGCACGCAGGCCCCTTACTTCAACCTGGTCGGCCAGACCGGCAACATCGTCGTGACCGAGACAAACTCGATGATGAACTACAACGCCGCTCAGTTGCAGATGCGCCGTCGCCAGTCCGAAGGCCTGGAGTTCCAGATCAACTACACCTTTGCCAAGGCGATGACCAACAATCCTGGCTTCTTCGGCACGGCCAGCGTCAACGGCGCCAGTGCCTACTGGCAGAACGGCTACAACGGGAGTGCTGACTACGGTCCCAGCGGCTTCGATGCCCGGCACAACATGAGCGCCACAGCCGTCTACGAGCTTCCTTTCGGTCGCGGCAGGCGTTTCGGCGGCAACATCAATCGCTTTGTTGACGAGGCGGTCGGCGGTTGGAAGCTGAGCGGAACGGCGATGGCCTACTCGGGCCTTCCCGTCACCATCACCGCTCCGGTTACCACCAGCGTCAACAACAAAACCGGACGCGCCAACCACTACCAGCACCTGAAGATCGCGAACCGTACCCTCAACAACTGGTTCGGCACCGATAACACGGTCGTCCATCCGGTGGTGACGCCTACAGGTACGGTTAATGGCTGTGCCACCGCTCAGGCACAGTCCTACGGCTGCGCCTACGGTCCGACGGTTGGCGAAGAGTTTGGTAGCGCCTCAGTCGGCACCGAGCGCGCTCCCGGCTACGAACAGATCGACCTGACCGGAGGCAAGAGCTTCACCATCTATCACGAGCAGGCGCTGGAGTTCCGTGCGGACCTCTTCAACGCCTTCAACATTGCCAGCTACAAGAACCCCGATAACGGCATTGCTGACAGCAACTTCGGCCAGATCAGCGACGTGCGTTCGCCGCAGCGGCAGATCCAGTTCTCCCTGCACTACGCCTTCTAA
- a CDS encoding thioredoxin family protein yields the protein MSRTQSAMVELGTVAPAFELADVVTGKAVGRDDVAKNGLLVMFICVHCPYVKHVEAELARIGANYEGKIGIVAISSNDVVAYPQDGPDEMKAQAQRLGFRFPYLFDESQEVAQSYDAACTPDFFLFDAEMKLVYRGQLDESRPRRGDSGNDIPVTGKDLRQALDDVIAGKRPDTNQRTSLGCNIKWREA from the coding sequence ATGTCGAGGACGCAATCGGCGATGGTGGAGCTGGGAACGGTGGCCCCAGCCTTTGAACTGGCAGACGTAGTGACGGGAAAGGCCGTTGGACGGGACGACGTAGCCAAAAACGGCCTTCTGGTGATGTTTATCTGCGTACATTGCCCCTATGTGAAGCATGTCGAGGCAGAGCTGGCCCGCATCGGCGCTAACTACGAAGGGAAGATCGGCATCGTGGCGATCTCGTCCAATGACGTGGTTGCCTATCCACAGGACGGGCCGGACGAGATGAAGGCGCAGGCGCAACGGCTGGGCTTCCGCTTCCCTTACCTGTTCGACGAGTCGCAGGAGGTGGCGCAGTCTTACGATGCGGCGTGCACCCCTGACTTTTTCCTCTTTGATGCGGAGATGAAGCTCGTCTATCGCGGCCAGTTGGACGAGAGTCGACCGCGGCGGGGAGATTCCGGCAACGATATTCCAGTAACAGGCAAGGACCTACGGCAGGCGCTGGACGACGTGATCGCCGGCAAGAGGCCGGACACGAATCAGCGGACCAGCCTTGGCTGCAACATTAAGTGGCGCGAAGCCTAA
- a CDS encoding carbonic anhydrase: MQDVLEQLKAGVRRFQATVYPEQAEMYRKAVSVPQEPHTLFVACADSRIEPETITQTKPGEMFVLRNIGNLIPAYGEMMGGVSAVVEYAVSLLKVKHVVVCGHADCGAMKGLLNPDSVTTMPAVKNWLKNAATAMSVAEALGARDEAPETLMRSVTEQNVLLQIQHLRTHPSVAAAIAREELTISGWVYEIGTGQVRISEDGAKSFVPVSGAA; the protein is encoded by the coding sequence ATGCAGGACGTGCTTGAGCAATTGAAGGCAGGAGTTCGCCGATTTCAGGCGACGGTGTACCCCGAACAGGCAGAGATGTACCGCAAGGCGGTAAGCGTACCGCAGGAACCACACACGCTCTTTGTGGCTTGCGCCGACTCGCGGATTGAACCCGAAACAATCACGCAAACGAAACCCGGCGAGATGTTTGTGCTGCGCAACATCGGCAACCTGATACCGGCCTACGGCGAGATGATGGGCGGCGTGAGCGCTGTGGTCGAGTACGCCGTCAGCTTGCTGAAGGTGAAGCATGTGGTGGTCTGCGGCCACGCCGATTGCGGAGCGATGAAAGGCCTGCTCAATCCCGATAGCGTGACGACCATGCCCGCAGTCAAAAACTGGCTGAAGAACGCGGCGACGGCAATGAGCGTCGCTGAGGCGCTGGGAGCCAGAGACGAGGCACCGGAGACGCTGATGCGGAGCGTTACGGAACAAAATGTCCTGTTGCAGATTCAGCATCTGCGGACACATCCCTCAGTGGCCGCGGCAATAGCGCGGGAGGAGTTGACCATCTCCGGTTGGGTCTATGAGATCGGCACCGGCCAGGTGCGTATTTCTGAGGATGGCGCAAAGAGCTTTGTACCCGTCTCTGGAGCGGCCTGA